The genomic window TGGTCGGCGCTTTCCGTGGCAAACCATCCGCGCCGGTATACCTCGCCTGCCAAGCGCCGGACGGAAGTTTGCGAACGCTACCGAAACGGCGCTTTCGTCCTTTTGCGTTGCCTGCCAACTAGGCTGCCCTCCTCCTGCTCGGTCGTTGAATGGGGGTAACCGTGCAGCTATCGATGTAGGTGTTGAGAACACTCTCGGCGATACGCACATGGCGGCCAAATCGCTTGAACTCGATCCGGCGCTCCTCGATGAGGCGGCGAGGAAAACGCTCTGTTGTTCCGAGCCTCTCTGCTACTTCCGGGATGGAAAGGTACCTCTCTGACACCGAATGGTCCCTTCTTCTCGTTGTGATTACGCGGCTACCGGCACGGGGCCGGCAGCTGTACTTCCGAGTTCGTGGGCGAGTTCTTCGCGGCCGGTGGTTCGTCGTTCGCGGGCGAGGGCGGCGGCGGTGTTGGCGAGGAGGGCATCTCCGTTGGTGTGCCAGCCGACCCCGGCGAAGGTGAGGGTCCTGACGATGAGAGTGGTGTCGTCATCGAGGTGGTCGGCCGCTTGGACGGTGCCGCTGTGCTCGTCGCCCTGATTCTCGTGCCGGCGGAAGGCGACCCGCGTCTCCCGCAGGAACTGGAAGGTCACCGTGTAGCGGCGGGCCTTGGTGAGAAAGTGGCCACCGAAGCCGAGCATGTGCGCCCACCGACGCAGCCGGCCGTAAGGGTTGCCCGTCGGCGGTTTCGTGGGTTGGGCGTCAAGGGTGGCTTGACGGTGGGCGACGCAGACGGGGCAGGCGGCGTAACGGGTGCGGGTGCCACAGTCGGGGCACTCCCACGGCTCGACGAAGCCCGGCCGGGGCCGGTGGTCCAGGGGCCGGTGGGAGAGCGGGACGGGTGTACCGGTGGGTCGGCCGATGCGCCAGCAGGCGTTGATGAGGCGGGCGGTGTGGTCGCCGTCGGGGTCGGCGTAGTCGCCGATGGTGTCGGCGTCGAGCCGGACGGAGCGGTGCCCGGTTACCTCGGTGCTTTTGGTGGCGTACTTGGCAAGGTATCCGGCGACCATGCTGTCGGTGACTTCACCGCGACCGGTGAGCGAGATGGGGCGGATGTCGACCTGCTCGCCCCAGGTGATGGGCCAGCCCTCGGGCCGGTCGGGGTGGCCGGGGGTGTGGAATCGGACCTGCTCGGCGGCGTGCCGGAGGGCGTCTTCCAGGTCGGCGATCGTGAAGCCGGCCGGTGGGGGGACGACGGCGGTGGGGTCGGTTGGGTCGACGCCGTCGAGGCGGACCAGGGCGTGGAAGTGGACCGCCCCGCGTGCCTGGAACTCCGCGGCCTTGCCGTGCGACAGCCGGACCGGTGGCACCTTGCGGGTGTTGCCGGTGGCGGTGACGATCTGGACGCGGGGGATGCCTCGCCGGCGGGCGAGCTTGGCGAGGTGGCGTTCCGCGGCTTGCTTGGTGCGGTGCCACAACTCGCCGGAGAAGAGGTTCCAGACGACCTGGTGGTCGTGGTCGTAGCAGTCCAGACACAGCGGCTGCCCGAGGACCTGGTCCCCCGCTTCGTGGCGAGCCCAGCAGACGGCG from Micromonospora kangleipakensis includes these protein-coding regions:
- a CDS encoding excisionase family DNA-binding protein codes for the protein MSERYLSIPEVAERLGTTERFPRRLIEERRIEFKRFGRHVRIAESVLNTYIDSCTVTPIQRPSRRRAA
- a CDS encoding replication initiator — protein: MASTLDLTPRATARGVGSNADTIPPVYGYTAAGSAFERATGPDYFGWLEHVRAAAGCTRPIRLAGSLYTVEPLTGRVLDQRHTDAMPDAAIYTACGNRRATVCPSCAQTYQRDAYQLLRAGLVGGKGVPESVSRHPAVFPTFTAPSFGAVHVRAVKRHTCRNRKRCDCRPDPCHARRDTGLCQHGRPAVCWARHEAGDQVLGQPLCLDCYDHDHQVVWNLFSGELWHRTKQAAERHLAKLARRRGIPRVQIVTATGNTRKVPPVRLSHGKAAEFQARGAVHFHALVRLDGVDPTDPTAVVPPPAGFTIADLEDALRHAAEQVRFHTPGHPDRPEGWPITWGEQVDIRPISLTGRGEVTDSMVAGYLAKYATKSTEVTGHRSVRLDADTIGDYADPDGDHTARLINACWRIGRPTGTPVPLSHRPLDHRPRPGFVEPWECPDCGTRTRYAACPVCVAHRQATLDAQPTKPPTGNPYGRLRRWAHMLGFGGHFLTKARRYTVTFQFLRETRVAFRRHENQGDEHSGTVQAADHLDDDTTLIVRTLTFAGVGWHTNGDALLANTAAALARERRTTGREELAHELGSTAAGPVPVAA